The following proteins come from a genomic window of Pirellula staleyi DSM 6068:
- the tssA gene encoding type VI secretion system protein TssA — protein sequence MISNLDIDKLLAPISEDSPCGENLEYDADYAEMAKAAEGKGDQQFGKTVIAAEEPDWKTVRSLAVSLLGRSKDLRIADFLTRASIRLDGLPGLHGGLSVIHGLCERFWPTVHPQLDPDDDNDPTIRVNTIATLCDPLTTLKAVREMPFVKSKLGMFSYRDLLVARGEMPPPASGNKTEMSSLDAAFAECDPNLLLSLAESAKECLRLSMGIEAVVTDQVGTSNAPNLEDLTDMLRGINKHLQDRVQQRGLNKQPEPEPVEEDAPAESSSGSTATASTSASQPMRITGEISSREDVIRTIDKICEYYRRYEPSSPVPLFLNRAKRLASKSFLDILRDLTPDALSQALSLGGISDASELQADDDDM from the coding sequence ATGATTAGCAACCTAGATATCGATAAACTCCTCGCGCCAATCTCCGAAGATTCGCCGTGTGGAGAGAACCTTGAGTACGACGCCGACTATGCCGAAATGGCAAAGGCAGCCGAAGGAAAAGGGGACCAGCAGTTCGGAAAAACGGTGATTGCCGCCGAAGAACCTGACTGGAAAACCGTTCGTTCCCTCGCCGTTTCGCTCCTCGGTCGATCAAAAGATCTCCGAATTGCCGACTTCCTGACGCGAGCCTCGATTCGTCTCGATGGCCTCCCAGGACTTCACGGCGGACTCTCCGTTATTCACGGTCTCTGCGAGCGATTCTGGCCGACCGTTCACCCGCAACTCGATCCCGACGACGACAACGATCCCACGATCCGCGTCAACACGATCGCCACGCTGTGCGATCCCCTCACCACCCTCAAAGCTGTCCGCGAAATGCCGTTTGTGAAGAGCAAACTGGGCATGTTCAGCTACCGCGACCTGCTGGTGGCTCGTGGCGAAATGCCCCCGCCAGCGTCGGGCAACAAAACAGAAATGTCGTCGCTCGATGCCGCTTTTGCCGAGTGCGACCCGAATCTTTTGCTATCGCTGGCCGAGAGTGCCAAAGAGTGTTTGCGGCTGTCGATGGGCATCGAAGCTGTCGTGACCGATCAGGTGGGGACGTCGAACGCTCCCAACCTCGAAGACCTCACCGACATGCTGCGGGGCATCAACAAGCACCTGCAAGATCGTGTCCAGCAGCGCGGGCTCAATAAGCAACCCGAGCCAGAACCGGTGGAAGAGGATGCCCCGGCGGAGTCGTCCAGCGGATCAACGGCTACAGCTTCAACATCGGCCTCTCAACCTATGCGAATCACTGGCGAAATCAGCAGCCGCGAAGATGTCATTCGAACGATCGACAAGATCTGCGAATACTACCGCCGCTACGAACCATCGAGCCCTGTCCCGTTGTTTCTGAATCGTGCCAAGCGTTTGGCGTCGAAGAGCTTTCTCGACATCTTGCGAGATCTCACTCCCGATGCCTTGTCGCAAGCTCTTTCGCTCGGAGGTATCTCCGATGCGAGCGAGTTGCAGGCCGATGACGACGATATGTAA
- the tssB gene encoding type VI secretion system contractile sheath small subunit — translation MAKTSSQKFIARNRAPRVQIEYDVEVYGAEKKVQLPFVMGVMADLSGKPAEPLAAVADRKFLEIDVDNFDERLKSMKPRVAFNVPNTLTGEGNVAVDITFESMDDFSPAAVARKVEALNKLLETRTQLANLLTYMDGKSGAEDLIGKVLKDPSLLQALASAPKPEAPAAE, via the coding sequence TTGGCCAAAACCAGCAGCCAGAAGTTCATTGCACGAAACCGTGCCCCTCGCGTGCAGATCGAATACGATGTGGAAGTTTACGGAGCTGAGAAAAAAGTTCAGCTTCCGTTTGTGATGGGCGTGATGGCCGACTTGTCGGGTAAGCCTGCTGAACCTCTGGCCGCAGTGGCTGATCGCAAGTTCCTCGAGATCGACGTCGACAACTTCGACGAACGCCTCAAGAGCATGAAGCCCCGCGTGGCATTCAACGTCCCCAACACCCTCACCGGTGAAGGCAATGTGGCCGTTGATATCACCTTCGAGAGCATGGACGACTTCTCACCCGCTGCGGTGGCACGCAAGGTGGAAGCGCTCAACAAGCTGCTCGAAACCCGCACGCAGCTGGCCAACCTGCTGACGTACATGGACGGCAAGAGTGGCGCCGAAGACCTCATCGGCAAGGTCCTCAAAGATCCTTCGCTGTTGCAAGCTCTGGCCTCGGCTCCCAAGCCGGAAGCCCCCGCTGCTGAATAA
- the tssC gene encoding type VI secretion system contractile sheath large subunit, protein MSMDPSLQSAQQGAETTFASSDFSSLLQKEFKPKSDRAKEAVESAVKTLAQQALEGTAVVSDDAIKTIQAIIASIDQKLSEQVNLILHNPDFQQLEGAWRGLHYLVNNTETDEMLKIRVFNISKKELGKTLKKFKGTAWDQSPIFKKMYEEEYGQFGGEPYGCLVGDYHFDHSPPDVELLGEISKVCAAAHAPFIAGASPTLMQMDSWQELSNPRDLTKIFGTAEYAPWRSLRESDDSRYIGLAMPRFLSRLPYGAKTDPVSEFDFEEDVENADHSKYTWSNAAYAMATNINRSFKLYGWCSRIRGIESGGAVEGLPCHTFPTDDGGVDMKCPTEIAISDRREAELAKNGFMPLVHKKNSDFAAFIGAQSLQKPQEYDDPDATANANLSARLPYLFATCRFAHYLKCIVRDKLGSFKEKEDMQGWLNRWVSNYIEYNPKLASEEDKARRPLAAAEVTVEEVEGNPGYYSSKMFLRPHYQLEGLTVSLRLVSKLPSGKGG, encoded by the coding sequence ATGTCGATGGATCCCAGTTTGCAGTCAGCCCAGCAAGGTGCCGAAACCACCTTCGCTTCGAGCGATTTTTCGTCGCTCCTCCAAAAAGAATTCAAACCCAAGAGCGATCGTGCTAAGGAAGCCGTTGAGTCGGCTGTAAAGACCTTGGCTCAGCAAGCTCTCGAAGGGACCGCTGTTGTTTCCGACGACGCGATCAAGACGATCCAGGCCATCATCGCCTCGATCGATCAGAAGCTCTCGGAACAGGTCAACCTGATTCTGCACAACCCTGATTTTCAGCAGCTCGAAGGTGCCTGGCGTGGTTTGCACTACCTCGTCAACAACACCGAAACCGACGAAATGCTGAAGATCCGCGTCTTCAACATCTCGAAGAAAGAACTCGGCAAGACGCTCAAGAAGTTCAAGGGAACGGCTTGGGATCAGAGCCCGATCTTCAAGAAGATGTATGAAGAAGAATACGGCCAATTCGGTGGCGAGCCCTACGGCTGCCTCGTGGGTGATTATCACTTCGATCACAGCCCACCCGATGTCGAATTGCTCGGCGAAATCTCGAAGGTTTGCGCCGCTGCTCACGCTCCGTTCATCGCCGGTGCTTCCCCCACGCTCATGCAAATGGATTCGTGGCAGGAACTCTCGAACCCTCGCGATCTGACCAAGATCTTCGGCACCGCCGAATACGCTCCTTGGCGTTCGCTCCGCGAATCGGACGATTCACGCTACATCGGCCTAGCGATGCCACGCTTCCTCTCGCGATTGCCTTACGGCGCGAAGACCGACCCAGTCTCGGAATTCGACTTCGAAGAGGATGTCGAGAACGCTGATCACAGCAAGTACACCTGGTCGAACGCTGCTTACGCGATGGCCACGAACATCAACCGTTCGTTCAAGCTCTACGGCTGGTGCTCGCGTATTCGCGGTATCGAATCGGGCGGTGCCGTGGAAGGCTTGCCTTGCCATACGTTCCCCACCGACGACGGTGGCGTGGACATGAAGTGCCCCACCGAAATCGCGATCAGCGACCGCCGCGAAGCGGAACTCGCCAAAAACGGTTTCATGCCACTCGTGCACAAGAAGAACTCGGACTTCGCCGCGTTCATTGGTGCTCAGTCGCTCCAGAAGCCACAGGAATACGACGATCCCGATGCCACGGCCAACGCCAACCTGTCGGCCCGTCTCCCTTACTTGTTTGCCACTTGCCGCTTCGCTCACTATCTCAAGTGCATCGTTCGCGACAAACTGGGTTCATTCAAAGAAAAGGAAGACATGCAGGGTTGGCTCAACCGCTGGGTGTCGAACTACATCGAATACAACCCGAAGCTCGCTTCGGAAGAAGACAAAGCTCGCCGCCCACTCGCTGCAGCTGAAGTGACCGTCGAAGAAGTGGAAGGTAACCCAGGTTACTACTCTTCGAAGATGTTCCTCCGCCCCCACTACCAGCTGGAAGGTTTGACCGTGTCGCTGCGACTCGTGTCGAAACTCCCATCGGGCAAGGGTGGTTAG
- a CDS encoding type VI secretion system tube protein Hcp produces the protein MILLKLDGVTGDSQIPGYEDWIACTSCSWNIERTFSESAKAGTLDVNVGVAEIPPITLGKSFDVASVYLMQNAIAGGALGTAAQIHFLSTSGTEGTGAIYLEYKLFNPIVASWSISGDEDERPTEEVTLWYWKIWMQYYASTDGKNYVGKGNKGWDRTKNKSWDGK, from the coding sequence ATGATTCTGCTCAAACTTGATGGTGTTACCGGCGACTCGCAGATCCCAGGTTACGAAGACTGGATTGCCTGCACCAGCTGCAGCTGGAACATTGAACGTACGTTTTCGGAATCGGCCAAGGCTGGTACCCTCGACGTGAACGTCGGTGTTGCTGAAATCCCACCAATTACCCTCGGCAAGTCGTTTGACGTGGCGAGCGTCTACCTGATGCAAAACGCCATCGCTGGCGGTGCTCTGGGAACCGCTGCTCAGATCCACTTCCTCAGCACTTCGGGTACCGAAGGCACTGGCGCTATCTACCTCGAATACAAACTGTTCAATCCGATTGTGGCCAGCTGGAGCATCAGCGGCGACGAAGATGAACGTCCGACGGAAGAAGTGACCCTGTGGTACTGGAAGATTTGGATGCAGTACTACGCCTCGACCGACGGTAAGAACTACGTCGGTAAGGGTAACAAGGGTTGGGATCGTACCAAGAACAAGTCGTGGGACGGCAAGTAA
- a CDS encoding type VI secretion system accessory protein TagJ, with product MDALSTLRDGNLDTALAELSQKIRSNPGDPKLRVFLFQLLCVQGQWDRALTQLGVSGDMDPIAMPMVQTYREAIRCELLRSDIFTGKRTPLIFGEPEEWIALLMQSLEQTAKGHIAEGETLRQQAFELAPVTSGVIKTANRVPEGESESFTETPFEWLSDADSRLGPIIEAIVNGRYYWIPLHRIRRIDVEKPEDLRDYVWTPVHFQWANGGEVVGLVPTRYPLTFNSTDPLLKLSRKTEWNEIAEGVYHGLGQRMLTTDAGDYALMDVRQIRLDVALDASMKSPEEAVALDVSPELRAGSVDGESTDG from the coding sequence GTGGACGCCCTCAGTACCCTTCGCGATGGCAATCTCGACACCGCTCTAGCCGAATTGAGCCAGAAAATCCGCAGCAATCCGGGTGATCCCAAGCTGCGAGTTTTTCTCTTTCAGTTGCTTTGCGTTCAAGGCCAATGGGATCGCGCTCTCACGCAACTCGGCGTCTCGGGCGATATGGACCCGATCGCGATGCCGATGGTGCAGACCTATCGGGAAGCGATTCGCTGCGAACTTTTGCGAAGCGACATTTTCACCGGCAAACGCACACCGCTGATCTTCGGCGAACCGGAGGAATGGATCGCGCTGCTGATGCAGTCGCTCGAGCAAACGGCGAAGGGTCACATCGCTGAGGGGGAAACGCTCCGCCAACAAGCGTTCGAGCTCGCTCCCGTCACTTCCGGCGTGATCAAAACGGCGAATCGAGTTCCCGAAGGGGAGAGCGAGTCGTTCACCGAAACCCCGTTTGAATGGCTCTCGGACGCCGATTCGCGTCTCGGTCCGATCATCGAAGCGATCGTGAACGGCCGCTATTACTGGATTCCTCTGCATCGCATTCGCCGCATCGATGTCGAGAAACCCGAGGATTTGCGCGACTACGTTTGGACGCCGGTCCATTTCCAGTGGGCCAATGGTGGTGAAGTGGTGGGGCTCGTCCCCACACGCTATCCGCTGACCTTCAACAGCACCGATCCACTGCTGAAGCTCTCGCGCAAGACTGAGTGGAACGAAATTGCCGAAGGGGTTTACCACGGCCTCGGGCAACGAATGCTCACCACCGATGCCGGCGACTATGCTCTGATGGATGTGCGACAAATTCGCCTCGATGTGGCTCTCGATGCGTCGATGAAGAGCCCTGAAGAAGCGGTCGCCCTCGACGTTTCGCCAGAACTACGGGCCGGTAGCGTCGACGGAGAGTCCACGGATGGCTGA
- the tssE gene encoding type VI secretion system baseplate subunit TssE gives MAELTTQERLQPSLLDRLTDEEPQQGQESRNRRVLSLQRLRESVLRDLAWLLNTTNLGDRTLEYEAPFVESSVLNYGVPDFAGLTSSSVDGGQLQRLVKQAIWNFEPRILRETLEVNISADGGRMDQNSLIFEISGELWAQPVPLELFLKTQVDLETGSISIADFVR, from the coding sequence ATGGCTGAGTTAACCACGCAAGAGCGTTTGCAGCCGTCGCTCCTCGATCGGCTTACTGATGAAGAGCCGCAGCAAGGACAGGAATCTCGCAATCGGCGCGTGTTGTCGCTGCAACGTTTGCGCGAAAGTGTGCTTCGCGATCTTGCCTGGCTCCTGAACACCACGAATCTCGGTGACCGAACCCTGGAGTACGAAGCCCCGTTTGTTGAATCGTCGGTGCTGAACTATGGGGTGCCCGATTTCGCGGGGCTCACCAGCAGCAGCGTCGACGGGGGCCAGTTGCAGCGACTGGTGAAGCAAGCGATCTGGAATTTCGAGCCCCGCATTCTGCGCGAGACACTCGAAGTGAACATCAGCGCCGATGGTGGCCGGATGGACCAAAACAGTTTGATTTTTGAGATTTCGGGAGAGCTCTGGGCCCAGCCGGTGCCGCTCGAATTGTTCCTCAAGACCCAAGTAGACCTCGAAACTGGAAGTATCTCGATTGCCGACTTTGTCCGTTGA
- the tssF gene encoding type VI secretion system baseplate subunit TssF, giving the protein MDPRLLKFYNRELQHLREMGAEFASEFPKIAGRLTLDGFECVDPYVERLLEGFAFLAARVQLRIDSEFPRFTQHLFEIVYPHYLAPTPSMAVVQFEPDLKVGALADGYTIPRGESIRSLLGKGETTACEYRTAQDCTLWPLEIVEAEYFSRDAASIEVPNVAGLKAGIRLRIRTTAGLKFKDTKLDRLTLFLRGAGDLPMHLYEQILGNPLGFVVRPTTRPIPWQVVNEASKIQPRGFAENEALLPYGPRSFQGYRLLQEYFAFPQRYLFVDLTGLKSAVSRCEEQELDIIILLSRAEQRLESYVSAESFSLHCTPAINLFPKSADRIHLSDKFSEHHVIPDRTRPMDFEVYEVKGIQGYGAEVEDEQTFFPFYASSDVNSGHDGMAYYTVHRLPRVLSTNQKKYGPRSSYIGSEVFVSLVDGREAPYSHNLRQLAIDTLCTNRDLPLQMPVGKSTTDFTLDTGAPVNSVRCLSGPTRPKPSHSFGEGDFVWRLISHLSLNYLSLVDGDERHGAAALRDILRLYGDANDAAIRKQIEGVRSVAARPITRRIPTPGPITFGRGLEIAITCDEAAFEGSGVFLLGAVLEQFFARYVSINSFTETVVHSSDRGTVMRWPTRIGRRHTA; this is encoded by the coding sequence ATGGATCCTCGGCTCCTCAAATTCTATAACCGCGAACTACAGCATCTCCGTGAGATGGGGGCGGAGTTCGCATCGGAATTCCCCAAGATCGCCGGACGATTGACCCTCGATGGTTTCGAGTGCGTCGATCCCTACGTCGAACGATTGCTCGAGGGCTTTGCATTTCTTGCTGCTCGCGTTCAGCTCCGCATCGATTCGGAGTTCCCTCGCTTTACGCAGCATTTGTTTGAAATTGTCTACCCGCACTATTTGGCTCCGACCCCCTCGATGGCTGTGGTGCAGTTCGAGCCCGACTTGAAGGTCGGCGCGCTCGCCGATGGCTACACCATTCCGCGAGGTGAGTCGATTCGCAGTTTGCTTGGCAAAGGGGAAACGACTGCCTGCGAATATCGCACTGCCCAAGACTGCACGCTGTGGCCCCTCGAGATCGTCGAGGCGGAGTATTTCAGCCGCGATGCCGCTTCGATCGAAGTGCCGAATGTGGCAGGGCTCAAGGCGGGCATTCGATTGCGGATTCGTACGACCGCTGGCCTCAAGTTCAAAGACACCAAACTCGATCGTCTGACGTTGTTCCTGCGTGGCGCTGGCGATTTGCCGATGCACCTCTATGAGCAAATCTTGGGCAATCCGCTTGGATTTGTCGTGCGTCCGACGACCCGCCCGATCCCGTGGCAAGTGGTGAATGAAGCGAGCAAGATCCAGCCTCGCGGCTTTGCCGAGAACGAAGCGCTCCTCCCTTACGGCCCTCGATCGTTTCAAGGCTATCGGCTGCTGCAAGAGTATTTTGCTTTTCCCCAGCGGTATCTGTTTGTCGATCTGACCGGGCTGAAGTCGGCCGTATCGCGCTGCGAAGAGCAAGAACTCGACATCATTATTCTGCTGTCGCGAGCCGAACAGCGTCTCGAGTCGTATGTCTCGGCCGAGTCGTTTTCGCTTCACTGCACCCCGGCGATCAACTTGTTTCCCAAGTCGGCTGATCGTATTCACCTGAGCGACAAGTTCAGCGAGCATCACGTCATTCCCGATCGCACCCGTCCGATGGACTTCGAGGTGTACGAAGTGAAGGGAATCCAAGGCTACGGCGCTGAAGTCGAAGATGAACAGACGTTCTTCCCGTTTTATGCCTCGAGCGACGTGAACTCGGGACACGACGGGATGGCCTACTACACGGTGCATCGTTTGCCACGTGTGCTCTCGACGAATCAGAAAAAATACGGCCCCCGCTCGAGCTATATCGGCTCCGAAGTTTTTGTCTCCCTCGTTGATGGTCGTGAAGCGCCATACTCTCACAATCTGCGGCAACTGGCCATCGATACGCTTTGCACGAATCGCGATCTTCCGCTGCAAATGCCGGTGGGAAAGAGCACGACTGATTTCACGCTCGATACCGGAGCGCCGGTGAATTCGGTTCGCTGCTTGTCGGGCCCCACACGCCCCAAACCCTCGCACAGCTTTGGCGAAGGGGATTTCGTGTGGCGCTTGATCAGCCACTTGTCCCTGAATTATTTGTCGCTGGTCGATGGCGACGAGCGTCATGGGGCGGCTGCGCTCCGCGATATCTTGCGGCTCTATGGCGATGCCAATGACGCTGCGATTCGGAAGCAAATCGAAGGTGTGCGATCGGTGGCCGCCCGTCCAATCACTCGCCGCATTCCGACTCCGGGGCCGATCACGTTTGGTCGTGGCCTCGAGATTGCAATCACCTGCGATGAAGCGGCGTTTGAAGGAAGTGGCGTCTTCCTGCTCGGCGCTGTGCTCGAACAATTTTTCGCCCGTTACGTTTCGATCAACTCCTTTACTGAAACGGTCGTCCACTCGAGCGACCGTGGCACTGTGATGCGATGGCCAACGAGAATCGGACGTCGACACACCGCGTAG